The nucleotide sequence CTAGGCCGGCTGCTTAGTCCTTTTCCTTGGCCTATGCTGCCTTTAGCTCCCCATACCTGTTGAACATGGTCAGCAAAGGCAGTAGGCTTGGCTGACTTAGGGAAATGGTCCCGTGTGGTAATAGTGCACCCCAGAGGTACCAAGGGGCTACTTACCAACGACTCTGGCGTCATTGAACGTGAATCTGCAAATAACTTGCTTTACGTCGTTTGTGTTGTTAAACCCATGTCCGTTAACATTTACTTGGTAGGTGTCTGCAAGAACAACATAGACTCGTTGGGGCGAGGAAGAGCAGGGAGCAGGGTTCTCCCTAGTCTCACCTTTCACAGAAGGCTGCCCTGAAGATGGAATTCTCAGGTGCCTTTACGAAAGAGCCCCAGTGTCTGAACCATCACCCATGGGACTTGTAGAGGAGGCAAATCCGCATCTGCTGTCACTGCACTTCTGTGCTAATGTAGCCGGAGGGGGCTTGCATAGCCTTACTGTGATCCCTGACCCAACAAGTCCAAAGTCCACAAGAGAGTCCCAGACTGTTCCAAGCTAGACCAGCTCAGCTGAAACCTTCCTGCTCTGAGACCTCATGCACTCCTTAATCAACACGGGCACGGTAGCACAGCTAGGGCCTCCTTTGCACAAGGGAGGGGCTAGTTCCCTACCTGTGGTACCATTGAGAATGAAGAATATCATTTTTCCCCCTGTGATCTATGGTGTGGAAATACAGACCTCAGGAGCTGGGACTGGGACAGAGAGAACAGGTCCAGTCCCTGACACCTTAGAGAGTCCCTCCCAGGAGCTGGACGGTCTCAGACACAGGGCCAGAGGCCAGCACCTTCTTCTTCATTCTCATCTTCCCCATCACTCTGGGGATTAGCAAGGTCTTCTAACATCAGAGGAGCAGTTCCCTGACGCTGACACCAATATAGAAAGGACACAGAGAGGACAGCTGACAGGAGGTTCTGCAGGCAGGACTCCTCCACCCTGTCCTCATTTGCTTGCAAGGCTACCTTGCGGCCCGGGTCTCATTCATTCCTGTCCCCCATGCCTTTCAGTGCCTTAGGGTAGTTGATTAAGGACTCTCTTTACAAGGTTCCTCCCCAGACTCCATAGCACACAGGTTGACTTTGGTGCGATTTCAAGCCAACAGCTAATTCTGCTTCATTTGGAGGTACAGGAAGCCTTAGGATTCCCTGGAAGTGAcgggtctcctcctcctcctcctcctcctcttcctcctcttctttctcctcctcctttactTCTAACTATGAAAAACTGCTTTAATGAAGTTGCCTCTGAGTCCACAGTAGatacaattaaaatttttgattttgcaattatttttaattaattacctTCCCAACTGCATTTTCCTATCCGTTCACTCCTCTAGCCCCCACCCATGCCCCATCTattccttctccatttctcttcagaaaagaggaggCCTCCCGTGAGTATCAACCAGCCGtgtcatatcaagttgcagtaagacctGGCTCACCTTCTCCTGCTGtagctagacaaggcagtccagtcaggggaaagggatccaaaggcaggcagcagagtcccCGACAGTCCCTGCTCCTGCTTTAGGAGTCCCACCATAAAGATCCAGCTGCCCAACTATGACATATGTGTGGGATGCCTAGGTTATGTCCCACACATGCTCCCTGGTTGGCGGTTCCATCTCTGTGAGCCGCTATGGGCCCAGCTTAGTTGattctttagggtttttttttttgtgggtgacagacctggttagtacttggacaGTTGGCAGGTATTCCACAGTTTAACAGGTCAGTGGCTAAGCTAATGTCTGCAGGCGCTTGTCGCCTTGCTTCAGCCCCAGCGAGGGAAGAGTGACAGCTCGTGTTTTACCTGGGCTTTGTCTCAGTTGTCTAGACACCGAGGCCTGGgtgattttgcttttgtctttaacCCAGAAGCATGCCTCCCTTCACCCGTCAACACAGCAGGCTTCGGAGTCTTCCACatggggacatggggaggggcaggagcagCCTAGAGCCAATGACTAGGATGCAAATATGAGGACCAGCTTCTGCCTGTAATGTCTACCAGCCTCTAGATGCTACACCCGCCAACCTAATGCCCCAACTTATTTCTGTCCACCGAAGAGCACACTGCAGCTCCCACATACGTGGCGCCACTTTGCCTCACATAGATGCTGAGGGGAACACAGCTCAATGTGAGCACGGCCCTGTCATCTCAAGCCCGGGGCCTTGGGCTCCCACTGAAAACAATGGAGGCCAGGACTTAGCTGCCTGAGCTGGCAGGCAGAAGAAGACCTAGCTGTTCCCAGTGGGAGACAGAGGCTCAGGGCTTCCTGTAGAGTGCAAAGTTCTAGCAACTCAGGACAAGTCTGTATGCAGGTACTGGCAAAGCAAGACATCCTTCCCTCGGAACCAAACGTGCGTGTCTTTGGCACACTGATGCAGGGACCTTGTGATAGATGGAGGTTGTTCTTGTCAGTTCTGGTCCTGGAGGTCAGGTGTTGGCCATGACAATGCTGCGGTGAAGTAAGCAAGGCTATCTTTGTGGGTATCTTTTCCAGGCATAGGTGTTTCCTCTTGTTTCCAGGAGCAACATAGATGCCCACTGTGCTCAAGGGTTCATTTTCACCTGTGGACATGATCCCCCACTCTTCTTAGCCTTATAATGAcaccttttgttttgagataaataggtagtaactGCATGCACATCCCAATGTTATCACAGTGTGTGCCTTCCATGCGTACATGATACTATACCTAAAGCACAGCCACTCCATACATGCTCACCCCCCCCAGCACCATCATAGATGCACATACATCATATGCACATATTATATGTACTGTGTTCCACACACATACTaactataatacatattataaactacatgtgcatgtatgctgcCTAAGGCATATGTAACCATAACATATAAACACCCAAACACCATGTTCCCTTTagaaatattacatatttaatcACATATatcatgtataacacacacacacacacaccaagttctTTACTATCACATACGTACTTACAAATGGACATATTCTATGCCCTACACAAAGCAACACACATGATTTATTCCATACTCACAGTTGTAAAAATACCACAGATATCACATATACTACTCTGATATACCAGATAACATAAATGCATGTCACAAATCCCATAAATATATACTACACACCACATACTACATTAAGACTCATACATGTAGCACATGCCATATAAATACatcatgtggtatatacacagtATCTACCCTCCACACCATAATACTCCACACCTCAGAACCCCACACCAACATACCAAGCACAATTACATATCAGACTTTCTCCCCCCATGCCTGCTTGAGCCACTCCCTCCGCAGCCCTCCCAGGGTCCTATCAtgtcacatataccacacatttacacatgcatGGTTCACATATATCCACCAAAGCTCACTTACCACGCACAAGACACCTCTACCAGGCAGCCCACAAACACCACTTATACTATAAATATTCACGTCCCTCATATTAAACCACACATGTACCTCCTTCCCATAATATTCTCCCAAGACACATTACATACATACGTATAAACCTTACCATAGAACTGTTGCATTTAGATTTTTCTACCTACtgttaggtctcaaacccaggacaaaaaatgaggtgcctatttaacatagcCCCTTCCTCTAaacttctccagcccaggggctgggctgcccttcccccagatgcCCTTCCCTATGTAATCCAACCATTTTGGTTACTCGGCCCTTTCTCTGCCCTTTGCCTTCCTGGCTCTTGGTCTggccctctcctcttccctcagaTGGCCCAGCTCAGCCTGGTCATGATcgctctggactctcccagatgtccctgcctctgactgtgctttcccttttatctacaataaactttctccaCCACCATATCTAGGAGCAGTCATCTCCTTTTTTTAAATCCACTTACAAAACATATGCAGCACACAGAGGACATACACTTGATACAAACTACTCCAAGTTAATTTTCCATACTTAtactataaaaaatattatgCGCACACATATATTCCTCATACACGTGTGTACCATTTATGTCaccaacatgcacatgcacacacaatccaAATTTCCTACCCACACACATTTCTGCATAGAAATGCATGGGCACAGACTGCCCTCAAACAGTGTATAAATGTATTAATTACTTTCTCATTACTGTACCAAAGTGTCTCAAACaagcaacttaggaaagaagGGGTTATTTTGATTCACAGTTCCAGGGTACAGGCCATCATGgaaatccagcctgtgtcaactctGACTGGAACCATTGGGTTCAAAGGGCTTACCCTTTCAGCAGGCAGCCTCTGATTCCTCCAGCACACATAGCTTCTCTTTGGGTAGCTCCACCGTATTCCTGCAGCTTTCTTCAATGGATGCCCCGTGGTTCTAACATCTCTAAGGTGCTGGGGTCTCCATTATGACATAAGCTTCAAACAAAGACCTATTAGGGTCTCTTCTCTCTGGTACTCTGATCCTGCTACAAATTGGGTGGCCTAAGGACCTCTCAAAAGTCCTTGTTACCTCAATCCTGCATCTTGCGTGTCCACAAAACCAGTGCCATGTGAATGACACTGTCAAGTTCTGCTGTCAGCTTGGGATGAAGTTGAGTTCCCTTTGGGACAAAGCTGTAGTGGCATCTATAGGTCTTGGTTGCTGAATCTGAGAAAACACTTCCCTAGAAAGTTCTTTTTGAATTGGTAATCTCTTCTGAGTTcaagctctttttaaaaatttgcatttcaaaagGTGAACCAGTttataggtggtggtggtggtggtggtgttggtggtggtgctggtgctggtggtatCTTGCCCTCAGGGTCCCTTTCCTGTTGTCCTTGTTCTGAGAGGATTTCTCTTTAAAGATGCTAAAGGATGCTAAGGACTTTAAACAATTCTCAATGGTGTTTTCTCTTTACTAGCTGTTTTACAACCTTAAAATCCTCCCCCATCTtgtcaaataccacatttttttcttatcttttttgttcCCGTGAATCTCTTTTGCAGTCCTGGTTAATAGTGAGACATTACCATGACACTCACTGGGTGCTATTTTTTGTCTTGAGATTTCTGCTGTCAAATAGTTTAGTCCTTGGAGTTTGAACACAGCTTCACTCAAGCTCTTGAGACACAAGCACAATATGGCCAGAGTTCCTGTCAGAACACACCATGAGTGGCCTCTACCCAGGTTCCCCATGGACTCCTAGGCCTCCACTGTAAACATTTCCCTTGACACACTGGTTTCCCAAACTTTTCCTAGAAcaactgttggggttttgtctaagctccaccccacacctacctggcaatagccaggtatgccccgccccagagatctggcccactataagaggggctacttgcctctcctctccctctttgctctctgctctcccacactctctcacctctctgcccctggggctcttcccccctccacatggtcatggccagcctccactctctcactctctctattctctctctctctctctctctctcccactaactcccatcccctactctgaataaactctattctatatcatgtctgtgtgtgtgtggtccctcaagggcagaggtgcccaggcaagggcctgcctggacaccttcccccacgccgcctagccacactcatctaaccccctatactctccttttaagccctttcatcctggtgctgaaagtcctttcaacAACCCCTTAAGCTCTGCTCAGAGCATTTTCAGCTTTTCTGTCTTAAAGTTCCAAACCTTGGCTCATTTTCTTTCCTACCAACGATCTTCAAAGGCTCAAGAATGACACGATTCTGTAACAGTCTTACTCCTGATACCAGTTTTCTGTATTACTTTTTCTTGTTGCTGCCAGTcaaaataaactcaaaggaagGGCTTATTTCAGTTGGCAGTTTTAAGAGTTCAGTCCGTCGTGGACTGGGAGAAGTCATTTTGTCAGAAGCTTGAGGTTTTTGCTTATCTTATTCCATAGccatgaggagaaagagagatggatgCTGGCAGACGGCTTTTCTTTTTGTCTACTCAGAGTGGGACCTCCAGTCATTGGCTTAGGCCGCCTGTATTTAGAGTGGGTTTTCCCCCTTCAATGAAGCCAGTCTAGAAACTTGCTCACTTGCTCACGGTCACTCTAAGAGGTTTGCTTTCTAGGTAATTTTAGACTTTGTCAAGTGGATTATCAATATTAGTTGTCAAAAAACACAGGTCACATCTTCCACCCACACCATGGAGATACCACACACAGGCTGTGTGTTCAGTGCACGCCTCACACATGCACGCACTTGTGCacattacaacacacacacacacacatgtgcttgtaTTTCTGAGCTCTGCCACCTGCCCAggacctctctgtctctgtccttacCTTTAGCACACACGAAGGTAGGCTGCACAGACAGTATTTCAGTACAGGAATTGGAAGTAAGCTGAGGTAGGCCTCAGGGGATGCAGGCAGTGTTTCCTCAGTCTTCCATGCCCCACGTACTCACTGGGTCTATAACTTTCTCCAGAGCAGCGAACCCTTCATCGACTCCAAAACAGTGATTTGGGTCGCCTGCAATATTCACCAACTGTGATAGGAGAAAAATAATTGGCTCGAACCTCAGTGTGAGGAACTAGAATTGTGACATAACAGGTTCCCAGACTTGTGACAGGAACTGTTGCCCTGGAGCTGTGGTGATACCAGTGCACTCGCTGGCTTTCATTTAGAGCCCAGCCTTAAGGAATGGGAAACTCTCTGGCCCATTCAGTGTAAGGGGTTTGCTTACTTAATTTTAACCTTTGGGTAGGTGAGCATCCTACCCTCTTGGTATTGTAAAGAGGGCTTTACCATCTAGGATACTCAGGGGCACTGCACTTGGTCACTGGGTCTGAAGTACCTGTTGTTTGCTATACATAAAAACACCCACGGTGTAAATGATTGCTCCCATTTTTCGGGCTCTTTTggcctgaaaagaaagaaaggcactgAAAATAAATCCCCAAACACCAGAGGCAAAGCGCTGATCCCTGTGGACTGGACTCACCTCTTCTATCGTGTCAACATATGGCTTCAGTAGTAATAGCCCGTCAGTCAGAGCAATAATCACACTGTTGACTTTGCGGCCTACAGAAGAAACAAGTGGGTGGGCTGGGAGGGAAAGACCCTAGGGCTTGCCTAGTGGTTGAGGCTGCAGATTCAGCATGGTCCTCTGTGGTAAGGCTGCTTGTTCCTTACCCTTGGTCTTAGAGTGAAAAGAAGGCTTTCTTTACTAGCTAGTCTACAGATATTTGGAACCCTACCAGCAGacctggcctctcctctcctccctgtgctATGAACCTCTGTCCTAAGGGCAGTCTAGTTATTGAGCCATAAGCCCAGTCTCTCCCTGGGCAGGTGAGGGGACAAGGAAGGCCTTCCTTACTGAGGATGCCCTAGTGAGACAGGTAGAGTCTGGGGCCAGTGTTTTATACATCCTTGGGAACAAGTTAGTAGGAACAGGAAGCCCAGAAAGTCAAGGCCTGTCATGAGTATAATAAAATTGCCTTTTAGACATGTAAAAAATAGCTTAGGATTCCCACCATACCCAAGGATGCACCTGATAACCAGAACTCTGTGACATCACTCACCTAAGACAACCAGACACAGTCCTAGAACCCATGATACCCACTGGAAAGTATATAAGCAGAGACCAAGAGCAAATGCTTTGCTCTGCACATCTGGAGAGATGCCACCTTGATCTGCCTTGTGACTGG is from Apodemus sylvaticus chromosome 8, mApoSyl1.1, whole genome shotgun sequence and encodes:
- the LOC127690568 gene encoding anthrax toxin receptor-like isoform X4, which codes for MKLFSYLLFTTGPDESHLSSCFTMVCSSNKGAGCLKKKLMKDWKTREANTTLPACLTKLCHTLTYISFVFRSGSVGDNWIHIYSFVEGLVKKFTNPNLRLSIITYSTEAEVILPLTSDRNKINKGLLVLKNIEPLGLTHMQKGLKKANEQIRRTNLRGRKVNSVIIALTDGLLLLKPYVDTIEEVSPVHRDQRFASGVWGFIFSAFLSFQAKRARKMGAIIYTVGVFMYSKQQLVNIAGDPNHCFGVDEGFAALEKVIDPPTFVCAKGENEPLSTVGIYVAPGNKRKHLCLEKIPTKIALLTSPQHCHGQHLTSRTRTDKNNLHLSQDTYQVNVNGHGFNNTNDVKQVICRFTFNDARVVAIVSR
- the LOC127690568 gene encoding anthrax toxin receptor-like isoform X2 encodes the protein MKLFSYLLFTTGPDESHLSSCFTMVCSSNKGAGCLKKKLMKDWKTREANTTLPACLTKLCHTLTYISFVFRSGSVGDNWIHIYSFVEGLVKKFTNPNLRLSIITYSTEAEVILPLTSDRNKINKGLLVLKNIEPLGLTHMQKGLKKANEQIRRTNLRGRKVNSVIIALTDGLLLLKPYVDTIEEVSPVHRDQRFASGVWGFIFSAFLSFQAKRARKMGAIIYTVGVFMYSKQQLVNIAGDPNHCFGVDEGFAALEKVIDPPTFVCAKGENEPLSTVGIYVAPGNKRKHLCLEKIPTKIALLTSPQHCHGQHLTSRTRTDKNNLHLSQDTYQVNVNGHGFNNTNDVKQVICRFTFNDARVVDNCRMVLPASSPANSDNCGGRKS
- the LOC127690568 gene encoding anthrax toxin receptor 1-like isoform X3 gives rise to the protein MKLFSYLLFTTGPDESHLSSCFTMVCSSNKGAGCLKKKLMKDWKTREANTTLPACLTKLCHTLTYISFVFRSGSVGDNWIHIYSFVEGLVKKFTNPNLRLSIITYSTEAEVILPLTSDRNKINKGLLVLKNIEPLGLTHMQKGLKKANEQIRRTNLRGRKVNSVIIALTDGLLLLKPYVDTIEEAKRARKMGAIIYTVGVFMYSKQQLVNIAGDPNHCFGVDEGFAALEKVIDPPTFVCAKGENEPLSTVGIYVAPGNKRKHLCLEKIPTKIALLTSPQHCHGQHLTSRTRTDKNNLHLSQGPCISVPKTRTFGSEGRMSCFASTCIQTCPELLELCTLQEALSLCLPLGTARSSSACQLRQLSPGLHCFQWEPKAPGLR
- the LOC127690568 gene encoding uncharacterized protein LOC127690568 isoform X1 codes for the protein MKLFSYLLFTTGPDESHLSSCFTMVCSSNKGAGCLKKKLMKDWKTREANTTLPACLTKLCHTLTYISFVFRSGSVGDNWIHIYSFVEGLVKKFTNPNLRLSIITYSTEAEVILPLTSDRNKINKGLLVLKNIEPLGLTHMQKGLKKANEQIRRTNLRGRKVNSVIIALTDGLLLLKPYVDTIEEVSPVHRDQRFASGVWGFIFSAFLSFQAKRARKMGAIIYTVGVFMYSKQQLVNIAGDPNHCFGVDEGFAALEKVIDPPTFVCAKGENEPLSTVGIYVAPGNKRKHLCLEKIPTKIALLTSPQHCHGQHLTSRTRTDKNNLHLSQGPCISVPKTRTFGSEGRMSCFASTCIQTCPELLELCTLQEALSLCLPLGTARSSSACQLRQLSPGLHCFQWEPKAPGLR